In Fusobacterium periodonticum ATCC 33693, the following are encoded in one genomic region:
- the ftsA gene encoding cell division protein FtsA, producing the protein MRDDVIRKVALDIGNDSIKLLIGEMSSDFTKIAVTDYVKVKHNGLRKSDIYDSHSLSEGIRTAIGKVESIESPITRLSLALGGPRVGSSTVNVRVAFDEEKIIDEADMEKLLRRAKRQIFGENEDKFRILYKEVYNKKVDGPNIIKQPIGMEGKELQADVHFVYVSEDYVRQFRDVLYGLGVDIDKIYLDSYASAKGTLDEETRKMGVAHVDIGYGSTSVIILKNGKVLYAKTKSLGELHYISDLSIILKIPRDIAEEILLKLKNKTIGSSETVKCGTRKIPLQQIKDIIAARTNDIVEFITETIDESGFNGLLARGIVLTGGTVEIEGIAEQISNKSGYLVRKMLPIPLKGIRNSFYSDATVVGIFLEDMEREYKQSTENIKEANMQIPKRDVTRDTISNRNNSVKEEVDVFLETIDDSRSREKEGKIGFFRWLRELF; encoded by the coding sequence ATGAGAGACGATGTAATAAGAAAAGTAGCTCTGGACATTGGTAATGATAGTATAAAATTACTTATTGGAGAAATGAGCTCAGACTTTACAAAAATAGCTGTTACCGATTATGTTAAAGTAAAACACAATGGGCTAAGAAAATCAGACATTTATGATTCACATTCCTTAAGTGAAGGGATCAGAACAGCGATAGGTAAAGTAGAAAGTATTGAATCTCCAATAACAAGACTTTCATTGGCTCTAGGAGGACCTAGAGTAGGATCTTCAACAGTAAATGTAAGAGTTGCTTTTGATGAAGAAAAGATAATTGATGAAGCTGATATGGAAAAATTATTAAGAAGAGCTAAAAGGCAAATCTTTGGAGAAAATGAAGATAAATTTAGGATACTTTATAAAGAAGTATATAATAAAAAGGTTGATGGACCAAATATAATAAAACAACCTATAGGTATGGAAGGAAAAGAATTACAGGCAGATGTACATTTTGTATATGTGTCAGAAGATTATGTAAGACAATTTAGAGATGTCCTGTATGGTCTTGGAGTAGATATTGATAAAATATATTTAGATTCGTATGCTTCAGCTAAAGGAACTTTAGATGAAGAAACAAGAAAAATGGGAGTAGCTCATGTAGATATTGGCTATGGCTCAACAAGTGTTATAATCCTGAAAAATGGCAAAGTTCTCTATGCTAAAACAAAATCACTAGGAGAATTACACTATATTTCTGATTTATCAATAATATTAAAGATACCTAGAGATATAGCAGAAGAAATATTATTAAAATTAAAAAATAAGACTATTGGATCAAGTGAAACAGTAAAATGTGGAACAAGGAAAATACCTTTACAACAAATAAAAGATATTATCGCAGCTAGAACAAATGATATTGTAGAATTTATCACTGAAACAATAGATGAATCTGGCTTCAATGGACTCTTGGCTAGAGGGATTGTTCTAACAGGAGGAACTGTAGAGATAGAAGGAATAGCAGAACAAATTTCAAATAAATCAGGTTATCTAGTTAGAAAAATGCTACCAATACCTTTAAAGGGGATAAGAAATAGTTTCTATAGTGATGCAACTGTTGTAGGTATATTCTTAGAAGATATGGAAAGAGAGTATAAACAAAGTACAGAAAATATAAAAGAAGCAAATATGCAAATTCCAAAAAGAGATGTAACAAGAGATACTATAAGTAATAGAAATAATAGTGTAAAAGAAGAAGTGGATGTTTTTTTAGAAACAATAGATGACAGTAGATCTAGAGAAAAAGAAGGAAAAATTGGGTTCTTTAGATGGTTAAGAGAACTTTTCTAG
- the murG gene encoding undecaprenyldiphospho-muramoylpentapeptide beta-N-acetylglucosaminyltransferase: MRKVILTTGGTGGHIYPALAVADRLKIKGVEAVFIGSTQRMEHEIVPESGHRFIGLDISVPKGFKNIRKYLKAIRAAYKIIKEEKPDAIIGFGNYISVPTIIAAILLRKKIYLQEQNVNIGSANKLFYKMAKMTFLAFDKTYDDIPIKSQDRFKVTGNPLRIGIEDLRYASEREKLGVGPNERVLLITGGSLGAQDINNTVMKYWEKICAEKNLRIYWATGNNFTELKKVLKTKKENDRIEPYFNDMLNIMAAADLVVCRAGALTISELIELEKPSIIIPYGSIKVGQYENAKVLKDYNAAYVYTKDELDEAIKKALEVIRNDEKLKKMRIRLKPLRKPNAAEEIIAYLDIWRN, encoded by the coding sequence ATGAGAAAAGTGATACTTACAACAGGTGGAACAGGAGGACATATATATCCTGCTCTAGCTGTTGCAGATAGATTGAAAATAAAAGGTGTGGAAGCAGTATTTATTGGAAGCACACAACGTATGGAACATGAGATAGTTCCAGAAAGTGGACATAGATTTATAGGTCTTGATATATCAGTTCCTAAAGGTTTTAAAAATATAAGAAAATATTTAAAAGCCATAAGAGCAGCTTACAAAATTATAAAAGAAGAAAAGCCTGATGCAATTATAGGTTTTGGAAATTATATATCAGTACCTACAATTATTGCAGCTATTTTACTTAGAAAAAAAATATATCTGCAAGAACAAAATGTAAATATAGGTTCAGCAAATAAATTATTTTATAAAATGGCAAAGATGACTTTTTTAGCCTTTGATAAAACTTATGATGATATCCCTATTAAGTCTCAAGATAGATTTAAAGTAACAGGGAATCCATTAAGAATAGGTATAGAAGATTTAAGATATGCCAGTGAAAGAGAAAAATTAGGTGTAGGACCTAATGAAAGAGTTTTGTTGATTACAGGTGGGAGTTTGGGGGCACAAGATATTAATAATACTGTTATGAAGTATTGGGAAAAAATTTGTGCTGAAAAGAATCTTAGAATTTACTGGGCTACAGGAAATAATTTTACTGAGTTAAAAAAGGTTTTAAAAACAAAGAAAGAAAATGACAGAATAGAACCTTATTTTAATGATATGTTAAATATTATGGCAGCAGCTGATTTGGTTGTGTGTAGAGCAGGAGCATTGACAATATCTGAACTTATAGAACTTGAAAAACCTTCAATCATAATTCCTTATGGTTCAATAAAGGTTGGACAGTATGAAAATGCAAAAGTTCTTAAGGATTATAATGCAGCTTATGTCTATACAAAAGATGAATTAGATGAGGCAATAAAAAAAGCCCTTGAAGTCATAAGAAATGATGAAAAGTTAAAAAAGATGAGAATTAGGTTGAAACCATTGAGAAAGCCTAATGCAGCAGAGGAGATTATAGCGTATCTCGATATTTGGAGGAATTAA
- a CDS encoding cell division protein FtsQ/DivIB gives MKVRLLILNIIMYLVYMLPQNFFRLDYFNINKVDIQESAKMLQPELTKLSEKLYNKNIIYIDSNGIKEFLQKDVRVENVTITKKSLGEISIDVKEKDLSYYAVIGKNIYLVDKVGEIFAYLNEKDVEEVPFIVANSEDEIKEITEFLNELSDLAIFKKISQIYKINEKEFVIILTDGVKIKTNRTEENDEINKEKQNKRYLIAQQLYFNMSKERKIDYIDLRFNDYIIKYLGDNK, from the coding sequence ATGAAAGTAAGATTGTTGATATTGAATATAATAATGTATTTAGTATATATGTTGCCTCAAAATTTCTTTAGATTAGATTACTTTAATATAAATAAAGTAGATATTCAAGAGAGTGCAAAAATGTTACAACCAGAATTGACAAAACTAAGTGAAAAATTATATAATAAAAATATTATTTATATAGATAGCAATGGAATAAAAGAATTTTTACAAAAAGATGTAAGAGTTGAAAATGTAACAATTACGAAAAAATCCTTAGGGGAGATTAGTATTGATGTCAAAGAGAAAGACTTATCTTACTACGCAGTTATAGGAAAAAATATTTATTTAGTAGATAAAGTTGGAGAAATATTTGCTTACTTAAATGAAAAAGATGTAGAAGAAGTACCATTTATTGTAGCAAATAGTGAAGACGAAATTAAAGAAATAACAGAATTCTTAAATGAACTCTCAGATTTGGCAATATTTAAAAAAATTTCTCAGATATATAAAATAAATGAAAAGGAATTTGTTATAATATTGACAGATGGAGTAAAAATAAAAACTAATAGAACAGAAGAAAATGACGAAATTAATAAAGAAAAGCAGAACAAAAGATACTTAATAGCACAACAACTTTATTTTAATATGTCAAAAGAAAGAAAAATAGACTACATAGATTTAAGATTTAATGACTATATAATAAAATATTTAGGTGATAACAAATGA
- the mraY gene encoding phospho-N-acetylmuramoyl-pentapeptide-transferase, which translates to MLYFLAGYFAELEFLKSIYLRTFLAFVVSFCIVLFAGKPFIKYLKVKKFGEEIRDDGPSSHFSKKGTPTMGGVLIIAAVLITSLLINDLANRLILLVLISMLMFAAIGFIDDYRKFTVSKKGLAGKKKLLFQATIGLMIWAYLYYIGLTGRPMIDFSLINPISAHPYYIGAIGMFILIQIVLMGTSNAVNITDGLDGLAIMPMIICSTILGVVAYFTGHTELSSHLHLFYTVGSGELSVFLAAVTGAGLGFLWYNCYPAQIFMGDTGSLTLGGILGVIGIILKQELLLPILGFIFVLEALSVILQVGSFKLRGKRIFKMAPIHHHFELMNIPESKVTLRFWIATLIFGIIALGTIKMRGIL; encoded by the coding sequence ATGTTATATTTTTTAGCGGGATATTTTGCAGAACTTGAATTTTTAAAATCAATTTATTTAAGAACTTTTTTAGCTTTTGTAGTATCTTTTTGTATAGTCTTATTTGCAGGAAAACCATTTATAAAGTATTTAAAAGTAAAAAAATTTGGTGAAGAAATAAGAGATGATGGACCTAGTTCACATTTTTCAAAAAAAGGTACTCCAACTATGGGTGGAGTTTTGATTATAGCTGCAGTACTTATAACAAGTTTGTTGATAAATGACTTAGCAAATAGGCTTATATTACTTGTCTTAATTTCTATGCTTATGTTTGCAGCAATAGGTTTTATTGATGACTATAGAAAATTTACAGTCAGTAAAAAAGGTTTAGCAGGAAAGAAAAAATTATTATTCCAGGCTACTATAGGGCTAATGATATGGGCTTATTTATACTACATTGGACTTACAGGTAGACCTATGATAGATTTTTCGTTGATAAATCCTATAAGTGCTCACCCATATTATATAGGAGCAATAGGAATGTTTATCTTGATTCAAATTGTACTTATGGGTACATCAAATGCAGTAAATATTACTGATGGACTTGATGGTTTAGCTATAATGCCTATGATAATATGTTCAACTATCTTAGGAGTGGTAGCATACTTTACAGGACATACAGAGCTAAGTTCTCACTTGCATTTATTCTATACTGTTGGTTCAGGAGAGTTATCTGTATTCTTAGCAGCAGTAACAGGTGCAGGTTTAGGTTTCCTATGGTATAACTGCTATCCAGCACAAATATTTATGGGAGATACAGGTTCTTTAACTCTTGGTGGAATTTTAGGAGTTATAGGAATTATTTTAAAGCAAGAATTATTATTACCAATACTAGGATTTATATTTGTACTTGAAGCACTATCAGTAATACTTCAAGTAGGTTCATTCAAATTGAGAGGAAAAAGAATATTTAAAATGGCACCTATTCATCATCATTTTGAATTGATGAATATACCAGAGTCAAAAGTTACTTTAAGATTTTGGATAGCAACACTTATATTTGGAATAATAGCACTAGGAACAATTAAGATGAGAGGGATACTATAA
- the murB gene encoding UDP-N-acetylmuramate dehydrogenase: protein MKIFDNQEMKNYSNMRVGGKAKRLIILESKEEIIDVYKNEENTNIFILGNGTNVLFTDDFMDKTFVCTKKLNKIEDLGSNLVRVETGANLKDLTDFMKDKNYSGIESLFGIPGSIGGLVYMNGGAFGTEIFDKIVSIEIFDENHQIREIKKEDLKVAYRKTEIQDKNWLVLSATFKFDDGFDEARVKEIKELRESKHPLDKPSLGSTFKNPEGDFAARLISECGLKGTIIGNAQIAEKHPNFVLNLGGASFEDITNILTLVKKSVFEKFGVKLEEEIIIVK from the coding sequence ATGAAAATTTTTGATAACCAAGAGATGAAAAATTATTCAAATATGAGAGTTGGAGGAAAGGCTAAAAGACTTATCATACTTGAATCAAAAGAAGAAATAATAGATGTATATAAGAATGAGGAAAATACGAATATCTTTATTTTAGGAAATGGAACTAATGTTTTATTCACTGATGATTTTATGGATAAGACTTTTGTTTGTACAAAAAAATTAAATAAAATAGAAGATTTAGGATCTAATCTAGTTAGAGTTGAAACAGGAGCAAACCTAAAAGATCTAACTGATTTTATGAAAGATAAAAATTATTCTGGAATTGAAAGCCTGTTTGGTATACCAGGTTCTATAGGTGGACTTGTATATATGAATGGTGGAGCTTTTGGAACAGAAATATTTGATAAAATAGTTTCAATTGAAATATTTGATGAAAATCATCAAATAAGAGAAATAAAAAAAGAAGATTTAAAAGTAGCATATAGAAAGACAGAAATTCAAGATAAAAATTGGTTAGTTTTAAGTGCAACTTTTAAATTTGATGATGGCTTTGATGAAGCTAGAGTAAAAGAAATAAAAGAATTAAGAGAAAGTAAACATCCTTTAGATAAACCAAGTTTAGGAAGTACATTTAAAAATCCTGAAGGAGACTTTGCAGCAAGGTTAATATCAGAATGTGGTCTAAAGGGAACTATAATAGGTAATGCTCAAATAGCTGAAAAACACCCTAACTTTGTTTTAAATTTAGGTGGAGCTTCATTTGAAGATATTACAAATATTTTAACTTTAGTTAAAAAATCAGTGTTTGAAAAATTTGGGGTAAAATTAGAAGAAGAAATAATAATTGTTAAATAA
- the ftsZ gene encoding cell division protein FtsZ has protein sequence MSDGIKDLVKIKVIGVGGGGGNAINDMLYSGVTGVEYIAANTDKQDLEKSLADRKLQIGEKLTKGQGAGAEPEIGRLAAEEDIEKIQELLKGTDMLFITAGMGGGTGTGAAPVIAKVAKELDVLTVAVVTRPFNFEGEKRRRNSESGIELLRQNVDSLVIIPNDKLFDLPDKNITMLNAFKEANNILRIGIKAVVDLVLGQGFINLDFADIKSVLKNSGIAVLGYGEGEGENRAIKAAEKALESPLLEKSIQGADKILINLRTSEDVGLNESQTVTEVIRQATGKKVEDVLFGITIVPEFSDKIEITIMANNFKDEIETNNETFIKMETVKPSEPIRETERKKEVPDDIIDIPPWMRTNRR, from the coding sequence ATGTCAGACGGAATAAAAGATCTTGTTAAAATAAAGGTAATAGGTGTTGGAGGTGGAGGAGGAAATGCCATCAACGACATGCTTTATTCAGGAGTAACAGGAGTAGAGTATATAGCAGCTAATACAGATAAACAAGATTTAGAGAAATCATTAGCAGATAGAAAACTACAAATTGGTGAAAAATTAACAAAAGGACAAGGAGCAGGTGCTGAACCTGAAATAGGAAGACTTGCAGCAGAGGAAGATATAGAAAAAATTCAAGAACTTTTAAAAGGAACAGATATGTTGTTCATCACTGCTGGAATGGGTGGAGGTACTGGGACAGGAGCAGCTCCAGTTATTGCAAAAGTGGCAAAGGAATTAGATGTTCTTACAGTTGCAGTTGTAACAAGACCTTTCAATTTTGAAGGTGAAAAAAGAAGAAGAAATTCAGAAAGTGGAATTGAACTTTTAAGACAAAATGTAGATAGTTTAGTTATCATACCAAATGATAAACTTTTTGATTTACCAGATAAAAATATAACTATGCTTAATGCATTTAAAGAAGCAAACAATATCTTAAGAATTGGTATAAAAGCTGTTGTGGATCTAGTTTTAGGACAAGGGTTCATAAACCTTGACTTTGCAGATATTAAATCTGTATTGAAAAATTCAGGAATTGCTGTTTTAGGATATGGAGAGGGAGAAGGAGAAAACAGAGCTATAAAAGCAGCTGAAAAAGCATTGGAATCTCCATTACTAGAAAAATCTATTCAAGGAGCAGATAAGATACTTATTAACTTAAGAACTTCTGAAGATGTTGGATTAAATGAATCACAAACAGTTACTGAAGTAATAAGGCAAGCTACTGGAAAGAAAGTGGAAGATGTACTATTTGGAATTACAATAGTACCTGAATTTTCAGATAAAATTGAAATTACTATCATGGCAAATAATTTCAAAGATGAAATAGAAACTAATAATGAAACATTCATTAAAATGGAAACAGTTAAACCTAGTGAACCTATTAGAGAAACTGAAAGAAAAAAAGAAGTTCCAGATGATATAATTGATATTCCACCTTGGATGAGAACTAATAGAAGATAG
- the murD gene encoding UDP-N-acetylmuramoyl-L-alanine--D-glutamate ligase has product MKKVMVYGMGISGTGAKALLETEGYEVILVDDKKAMTSEEAMQHLDNIEFFIKSPGIPYNNFVKEVQKRGIKILDEIEVAYNYMVEKNLKTKIIAITGTNGKSTTTAKISDLLNHAGYKACYAGNIGRSLSEVLLHEKDLDFVSLELSSFQLENVENFKPYISMIINMGPDHIERYKSFDEYYDTKFNISKNQDENQYFIENIDDVEIEKRAKQIKAKRISVSKSKEANIYVANDKIYVGKDCIIDVDKLSLKGIHNVENTLFMVATSEILNIDREKLKEFLMIATPLEHRTELFFNYGKVKFINDSKATNVDSTKFAIQANKDSILICGGYDKGVDLAPLAEMIKENIKEVYLIGVIADKIETELKKIGYEAGKIHKLENIENSLLDMKKRFTKDSDEVILLSPATSSYDQFNSFEHRGKVFKELVLKIFG; this is encoded by the coding sequence ATGAAAAAAGTAATGGTTTATGGAATGGGGATAAGTGGAACAGGAGCGAAAGCACTGTTAGAAACAGAAGGATATGAAGTTATTTTAGTTGATGATAAAAAAGCTATGACATCTGAAGAAGCTATGCAACATTTAGATAATATAGAATTCTTTATTAAAAGTCCTGGAATACCTTACAATAATTTTGTTAAAGAAGTTCAAAAAAGAGGAATTAAAATCCTAGATGAAATAGAAGTTGCATATAACTATATGGTAGAAAAGAACTTAAAAACAAAAATTATTGCAATTACTGGTACTAATGGAAAGAGTACAACAACAGCAAAAATATCAGATTTATTAAATCATGCAGGATATAAAGCTTGCTATGCTGGAAATATTGGAAGATCATTATCTGAAGTTCTATTACATGAAAAAGATTTAGACTTTGTTTCTTTGGAACTTAGCTCATTCCAATTAGAAAATGTTGAAAATTTCAAACCATATATTTCTATGATAATCAATATGGGGCCAGACCATATAGAAAGATATAAGAGTTTTGATGAATATTATGATACAAAATTTAATATCTCAAAAAATCAAGATGAAAATCAATATTTTATAGAAAATATTGATGATGTAGAGATTGAAAAAAGAGCTAAACAAATAAAAGCTAAAAGAATTTCTGTATCAAAATCTAAAGAAGCAAATATTTATGTTGCCAATGACAAAATTTATGTAGGAAAAGATTGTATAATTGATGTAGATAAATTGAGTTTAAAGGGTATACATAATGTAGAAAATACTTTATTTATGGTTGCTACTTCTGAAATTTTAAATATAGATAGAGAAAAATTAAAAGAATTTTTAATGATAGCAACTCCTTTGGAACATAGAACTGAATTATTTTTTAACTATGGAAAAGTAAAATTCATAAATGACTCAAAAGCAACAAATGTAGATTCTACAAAGTTTGCTATTCAAGCTAATAAAGATAGTATCTTAATCTGTGGTGGTTATGATAAGGGAGTGGATCTAGCACCATTAGCAGAAATGATTAAAGAAAATATAAAAGAAGTATATTTAATAGGTGTAATAGCTGATAAGATTGAAACTGAATTGAAGAAAATAGGCTATGAAGCTGGTAAAATTCATAAATTAGAAAATATAGAAAATTCTCTTTTAGATATGAAAAAGAGATTTACTAAAGATTCTGATGAAGTGATACTACTTTCTCCAGCAACATCAAGTTATGACCAATTTAATTCTTTTGAACATAGAGGGAAAGTTTTTAAAGAGTTAGTTTTAAAAATCTTTGGGTAG
- the murC gene encoding UDP-N-acetylmuramate--L-alanine ligase: MERIYFIGINGIGMSGLAKIMKCKGYEVKGADICTNYVTEELLSMGITVYNEHDEENVKGSDFVIASTAIKETNPEYAYAKKNGIKILKRGELLAKLLNRETGIAIAGTHGKTTTSSMLSAVMLKKDPTIVVGGILPEIKSNAKPGKSEYFIAEADESDNSFLFMNPEYSVITNIDADHLDVHGNLENIKKSFIEFILHTQKESIICMDSKNLMDAISKLPEEKSVTTYSIKDENANICAKNIRIVNRKTIFEVYVNKELKGEFSLNIPGEHNIQNSLPVIYLALKFGLNKEEIQEALNQFKGSKRRYDVLYDQELENGYGNKTKKVRIVDDYAHHPTEIKATLKAIKSVDNSRLVAIFQPHRYSRVHFLLDEFKDAFVDVDKVILLPIYAAGEKNEFNVSSETLKEHINHGNVELMNEWKDIKRYVTRVKKDSTYIFMGAGDISTLAHEIAEELEGMSDENF; the protein is encoded by the coding sequence ATGGAAAGAATTTATTTTATTGGAATAAATGGTATAGGGATGAGTGGACTTGCCAAAATAATGAAATGTAAAGGTTATGAAGTAAAAGGTGCAGATATTTGTACTAACTATGTAACAGAAGAACTTTTATCAATGGGAATAACTGTTTACAATGAACATGATGAGGAAAATGTAAAGGGATCAGACTTTGTTATTGCTTCAACAGCTATAAAAGAAACTAATCCTGAATATGCTTATGCCAAGAAAAATGGTATAAAAATTTTAAAAAGAGGAGAATTGTTAGCTAAACTTCTAAATAGGGAAACTGGTATAGCCATAGCAGGAACTCATGGAAAAACAACAACTTCTTCTATGCTTTCAGCAGTTATGTTAAAAAAAGATCCTACAATAGTTGTAGGTGGAATTTTGCCAGAAATAAAATCTAATGCTAAACCAGGGAAAAGTGAATATTTTATAGCTGAGGCAGATGAAAGTGATAATTCTTTTCTATTTATGAATCCTGAATATTCGGTAATTACTAATATTGATGCTGATCATTTAGATGTGCATGGAAATTTAGAAAATATTAAAAAATCTTTTATAGAATTCATCTTACATACACAAAAGGAATCTATAATATGTATGGACTCTAAAAATTTGATGGATGCAATTTCAAAGTTACCTGAAGAAAAGTCTGTAACTACTTATTCAATAAAAGATGAAAACGCAAATATATGTGCTAAAAATATTAGAATTGTGAACAGAAAAACTATTTTTGAAGTCTATGTAAATAAAGAATTAAAAGGAGAATTTTCTTTAAATATTCCTGGAGAACATAATATACAAAATTCTTTACCTGTAATTTATCTAGCTTTAAAATTTGGTCTTAATAAGGAAGAAATTCAAGAAGCTTTAAATCAATTTAAAGGTTCAAAAAGAAGATATGATGTATTATATGATCAAGAATTAGAAAATGGATATGGCAACAAAACTAAGAAAGTTAGAATAGTTGATGACTATGCACACCATCCAACTGAAATAAAAGCTACTTTAAAAGCTATAAAAAGTGTGGATAACTCAAGATTAGTTGCAATATTTCAACCTCATAGATATAGCAGAGTACACTTCTTATTAGATGAATTTAAAGATGCCTTTGTAGATGTGGATAAGGTAATACTTTTACCTATATATGCAGCTGGAGAAAAAAATGAATTTAATGTTTCAAGTGAAACTTTAAAAGAACATATAAATCATGGTAATGTGGAACTTATGAATGAGTGGAAGGATATAAAAAGATATGTAACTAGAGTTAAAAAAGACTCTACATATATTTTTATGGGAGCTGGAGATATATCAACTTTAGCTCATGAAATTGCTGAGGAATTGGAAGGAATGTCTGATGAAAATTTTTGA
- a CDS encoding D-alanine--D-alanine ligase — protein sequence MKIAVFMGGTSSEKEISLKSGEAVLESLQRQGYDAYGVVLDETNQVTAFLDNDYDLAYLVLHGGNGENGKIQAVLDILGKKYTGSGVLASALTMDKNKTKQIAENIGIRVPKSYADLESIERFPVIIKPVDEGSSKGLFLCNNKEEAGEALKKVKKPIIEDYIVGEELTVGVLNGKALGVLKIIPQADVLYDYDSKYAKGGSIHEFPAKIEDKSYKEAMKIAEKIHKEFKMKGISRSDFILSEGKLYFLEVNSSPGMTKTSLIPDLATLQGYTFDDVVRLTVETFLK from the coding sequence ATGAAAATAGCAGTTTTTATGGGGGGAACTTCATCAGAAAAAGAAATATCTCTAAAGAGTGGAGAAGCAGTTTTAGAAAGTTTACAAAGACAAGGTTATGATGCTTATGGAGTTGTACTAGATGAAACAAATCAAGTGACAGCTTTTCTTGATAATGACTATGACTTAGCATACTTAGTTCTACATGGTGGAAATGGAGAAAATGGTAAGATACAAGCAGTATTAGATATTTTAGGAAAGAAATATACAGGTTCAGGGGTTCTTGCAAGTGCTCTAACTATGGACAAAAACAAAACTAAACAAATAGCAGAAAATATAGGAATAAGAGTACCAAAATCATATGCAGATCTAGAATCTATTGAAAGATTCCCAGTTATAATAAAACCTGTTGATGAAGGTTCAAGTAAAGGACTATTTTTATGTAACAATAAAGAAGAAGCAGGAGAAGCTCTTAAAAAAGTTAAAAAACCTATAATTGAAGACTATATTGTTGGAGAAGAATTGACAGTTGGAGTATTGAATGGTAAAGCTTTAGGAGTATTAAAAATAATTCCACAAGCAGATGTTCTATATGACTATGATTCAAAATATGCAAAAGGTGGTTCAATTCATGAATTCCCAGCAAAAATAGAAGATAAATCATATAAGGAAGCTATGAAAATAGCAGAAAAAATTCATAAAGAATTTAAAATGAAAGGAATTTCAAGAAGTGATTTCATACTAAGTGAGGGTAAACTTTATTTCTTAGAAGTAAACTCTTCACCAGGAATGACAAAAACAAGTTTAATTCCTGATTTGGCAACTCTTCAAGGATATACTTTTGATGATGTTGTTAGATTGACAGTTGAAACATTTTTGAAATAA